In Drosophila teissieri strain GT53w chromosome 2R, Prin_Dtei_1.1, whole genome shotgun sequence, the following proteins share a genomic window:
- the LOC122614258 gene encoding uncharacterized protein LOC122614258 produces the protein MSFANFLYFIAIIVQGCRAPACFSRIKFASPN, from the exons ATGAGCTTCGCTAATTTTCTTTACTTCATTG CGATTATAGTTCAAGGATGTAGGGCTCCGGCTTGTTTTAGCAGGATTAAATTTGCTTCgcctaattaa